The following proteins are encoded in a genomic region of Thioflexithrix psekupsensis:
- a CDS encoding transglycosylase SLT domain-containing protein yields the protein MTTRIYWLLFSLIFICFNSLAHANTLGQQRALFVQAQQALDKKDIHSFLNLSEQLTNYPLYFYLQYRYLEPQVETLSNTELLGFLTPYGDTGHGDLLRRKWLYVLAKRNDWPTFVTAMHGHTLDDDLVTLRCHYLTARLNVGQNIDNLKDEAMSLWLVGKSQPAACDPAFNALSQQGFISDDLIWQRIHLAMANGEVTFATRLGDQFRDSHQAQWIPLWQSMHRNAATTLSQFNASDHPMARDIIVHGIGLIAKNNYSEANRHWQTLRSRYAFDVAQLGAIKTALALAAQQQKHPDAYALITALFEDELTPRLHEFRFHSALRQLDWAAIADLVMELSEDEKSDYQWRYWYARALMQTGKKDGEGNEGKTLLSLLAKERDYYGFLAADQLKLPHNVLHIPTPSSPAKEAQLLKHPSMAAAQEFYHLDLQTHARREWQYLMKRLPNEQVAIAALLANRWGWYDRAIFTMAQAGFYDDLNVRFPLAYYDELLNGAKSQQLDLAWVYGITRQESAFMHSARSHAGALGLMQLMPTTGRYVARKIGLSISNNNDILKLDNNVLLGTAYLKQMLQSFNGNYMLATAAYNAGPGRAKRWAQDNGCLPTDVFVELIPFEETRTYVKRVLFYTRIFESQLRRTETQPLRLSLDGYCSR from the coding sequence ATGACCACACGAATTTATTGGCTGTTATTCAGCTTGATATTTATCTGTTTTAATTCGTTGGCACACGCCAATACTTTAGGACAACAACGCGCTTTATTTGTGCAAGCACAACAGGCTTTAGATAAAAAAGATATTCATTCTTTTTTAAATCTGAGCGAGCAATTGACGAATTATCCCCTTTATTTTTATTTGCAATATCGTTATTTAGAACCGCAAGTTGAAACGTTAAGCAATACTGAATTGCTTGGCTTTTTAACGCCTTATGGCGATACGGGACATGGTGATTTATTGCGTCGTAAGTGGTTGTATGTATTGGCAAAACGTAATGATTGGCCAACTTTTGTTACGGCAATGCACGGACATACTTTAGACGATGATTTAGTGACATTGCGTTGTCATTATTTAACGGCGCGTCTTAATGTCGGGCAGAATATTGATAATTTAAAAGATGAGGCGATGTCGTTATGGTTGGTCGGTAAATCGCAGCCTGCGGCCTGTGATCCTGCGTTTAATGCGTTGAGTCAACAGGGTTTTATTAGCGATGATTTAATTTGGCAACGCATTCATTTGGCCATGGCGAATGGAGAGGTGACTTTTGCCACTCGTTTGGGCGATCAATTCCGCGATTCTCACCAAGCGCAATGGATTCCTTTATGGCAATCTATGCACCGCAATGCAGCCACGACATTAAGTCAATTTAATGCCAGCGATCACCCGATGGCACGCGATATTATTGTGCATGGCATTGGTTTAATTGCTAAAAATAATTACAGCGAAGCCAATCGCCATTGGCAAACTTTGCGGTCTCGTTATGCTTTTGATGTGGCGCAATTGGGCGCGATAAAAACCGCATTAGCCCTCGCCGCACAGCAACAAAAACATCCTGATGCTTATGCGTTAATTACGGCTTTATTTGAAGATGAATTAACGCCACGATTGCATGAATTTCGTTTTCATTCTGCATTAAGACAATTAGATTGGGCAGCCATTGCTGATTTGGTGATGGAATTATCTGAAGATGAAAAAAGTGATTATCAATGGCGTTATTGGTATGCGCGGGCTTTAATGCAAACAGGTAAGAAAGATGGGGAAGGAAATGAGGGAAAAACGTTATTAAGTTTATTAGCAAAGGAGCGGGATTATTACGGTTTTCTTGCGGCGGATCAGCTTAAATTGCCGCACAATGTGCTGCATATTCCAACGCCCAGTTCTCCTGCAAAAGAAGCACAATTGTTGAAACATCCCAGCATGGCGGCGGCACAAGAATTTTATCATTTGGATTTGCAAACTCATGCCCGCCGCGAATGGCAATATTTAATGAAACGTTTGCCGAATGAACAAGTGGCAATTGCCGCTTTATTGGCGAATCGTTGGGGGTGGTATGATCGGGCTATTTTTACGATGGCGCAAGCGGGTTTTTATGATGATTTAAATGTGCGTTTTCCGCTGGCTTATTATGATGAATTATTAAATGGTGCAAAATCGCAGCAATTAGATTTGGCTTGGGTTTATGGCATTACGCGCCAAGAAAGTGCGTTTATGCACTCGGCGCGTTCTCATGCGGGGGCTTTAGGTTTGATGCAATTAATGCCCACAACGGGACGTTATGTGGCGCGTAAAATTGGCTTGTCGATTAGTAATAATAACGACATTTTGAAACTGGATAATAATGTCTTATTAGGAACGGCTTATTTAAAACAAATGTTGCAGAGTTTTAATGGCAATTATATGTTAGCCACCGCCGCTTATAATGCAGGTCCCGGCCGCGCCAAACGTTGGGCGCAGGACAACGGTTGTTTGCCTACGGATGTTTTTGTGGAATTAATTCCCTTTGAAGAAACCCGTACTTATGTGAAACGAGTATTGTTTTATACGCGGATTTTTGAAAGTCAATTACGCCGTACCGAAACTCAGCCTTTACGTTTATCTTTAGATGGGTATTGTTCGCGCTAA
- a CDS encoding sulfite exporter TauE/SafE family protein, with product MMTQEFSLLTAFMMGLLGSVHCIGMCGGIVGALTMGLGENIRQSQLKLMPYLAAYNIGRITSYSIAGILVGFLGSQFTQLLPEPMLIGRLFAGVFMIILGLYIAEWWRALGWLERGGAYLWRQIEPLGRRFLPVKNLPHALALGLVWGWLPCGLVYGALALSLASASATQGGLLMLAFGLGTLPTLVTIGSAASWLNRITRKAIVRQTMGLLIILFGLYTLFAPHKHGSHGKHHAPAPAQQQPLEKEAMPQGEVGHQHH from the coding sequence ATGATGACACAAGAATTTTCTTTATTAACGGCCTTTATGATGGGGTTATTGGGATCGGTGCATTGTATTGGCATGTGTGGGGGCATTGTGGGGGCATTAACGATGGGATTAGGGGAAAATATTCGCCAATCTCAATTAAAATTAATGCCTTATTTAGCCGCTTATAATATTGGCAGAATAACCAGTTATTCTATTGCGGGCATTCTCGTTGGTTTCCTCGGATCGCAATTCACGCAATTATTGCCAGAACCCATGTTAATTGGGCGTTTATTTGCGGGTGTTTTTATGATCATTTTGGGATTATATATCGCGGAATGGTGGCGGGCTTTGGGTTGGTTAGAGCGGGGTGGGGCGTATTTGTGGCGACAAATTGAGCCATTGGGACGGCGTTTTTTACCCGTAAAAAATTTACCTCATGCGTTGGCTTTGGGTTTGGTGTGGGGGTGGTTGCCTTGTGGTTTGGTGTACGGCGCGTTGGCGTTGTCGTTGGCTTCAGCGAGTGCGACACAAGGCGGTTTGTTAATGTTGGCGTTTGGTTTAGGCACGTTGCCCACACTGGTGACGATTGGCAGTGCCGCGTCGTGGTTAAACCGAATCACTCGTAAAGCAATTGTGCGGCAAACGATGGGTTTATTGATTATATTATTCGGTTTATACACCCTCTTTGCGCCACATAAACACGGCAGTCACGGTAAACATCATGCTCCCGCGCCCGCACAGCAGCAACCCCTTGAAAAGGAAGCAATGCCACAGGGAGAAGTAGGACATCAGCATCATTAA
- a CDS encoding FixH family protein codes for MTASKKAWYSEPYVWLMIAIPFSAVIMGFFMLRLAINSDDGVVVDDYYKQGLAINERLEREQMAQQLGLRAEVDFKPTQQVIFVSLEAQAKDYNLPAQLELRFLHRTQAGHDRTVILKRIADTLYQADLPQLIAGNWYLQLTTDDWRMLKSVTLPRQTPVEILPELS; via the coding sequence GTGACAGCATCGAAAAAAGCATGGTATTCAGAGCCTTATGTCTGGTTAATGATTGCGATTCCCTTCAGTGCAGTGATAATGGGTTTTTTTATGCTGCGTTTAGCCATTAACAGTGATGATGGGGTGGTGGTTGATGATTATTATAAGCAAGGTCTAGCGATTAATGAACGTTTAGAGCGAGAGCAAATGGCGCAGCAATTGGGATTGCGGGCGGAGGTGGATTTTAAACCCACACAGCAGGTTATCTTCGTTTCTTTAGAAGCGCAAGCAAAAGATTATAATTTGCCTGCGCAATTGGAATTGCGTTTTTTACATCGCACGCAAGCAGGACATGATCGCACGGTGATATTAAAACGCATTGCCGATACGTTATATCAAGCTGATTTACCGCAATTAATTGCGGGCAATTGGTACTTGCAATTAACTACAGACGACTGGCGTATGTTGAAATCGGTCACGTTACCGCGTCAAACGCCTGTTGAAATTTTACCTGAGCTTTCTTAA
- the ccoG gene encoding cytochrome c oxidase accessory protein CcoG gives MKPSNESHDAAVEDVQQTLYAKHQKIYPRKVTGLFANLKITSVLVLLGIFYIFPWIQWGERQAVLFDLPARQFYVFGLVFWPQDFIYLAFLLIIAGLSLFFFTALAGRLWCGFACPQTVWTEVFLWIERMVEGDRPQRMKLDKTSLDARKLRLKATKHTLWILFSLFTGFTFIGYFTPIRDLAAGLYPYQLSGWETFWMFFYGFATYGNAGWMREQVCTYMCPYARFQSAMFDKDTMIIAYDTKRGEPRGSRKRGEDYQAKGLGECIDCTMCVQVCPTGIDIRNGLQYQCISCSACIDICDEVMDKMNYPKGLIRYTTEHALSGTPTHIFRPRIFVYGGLLLLLMAILVVAIATRNPVQLDVMRDRASLYRETPQGLIENVYIVKAINKSNITRSFELTASGLDGVQVVLDREIMVEAGGVLDVPVSLVVAPKAIPERSNTVMFKLTAKDDPNLSNEEEARFLGPVYR, from the coding sequence ATGAAACCATCAAACGAATCTCATGATGCGGCTGTTGAAGATGTTCAACAGACTTTATACGCAAAACATCAAAAAATTTATCCCCGTAAAGTCACTGGGTTATTTGCTAATTTAAAAATCACCAGTGTCTTGGTGTTATTGGGAATTTTTTATATTTTTCCTTGGATACAATGGGGAGAAAGACAAGCGGTTTTATTTGATTTGCCAGCACGTCAATTTTACGTGTTTGGTTTAGTGTTTTGGCCGCAGGATTTTATTTATTTGGCGTTTTTACTGATTATTGCAGGCTTATCGCTGTTTTTCTTTACGGCATTAGCGGGACGATTATGGTGTGGTTTTGCTTGCCCGCAAACGGTATGGACGGAAGTTTTTTTGTGGATTGAGCGCATGGTGGAAGGCGACCGCCCGCAACGCATGAAATTGGATAAAACCAGTTTAGATGCGCGTAAATTGCGTTTAAAAGCCACTAAACATACACTATGGATTCTCTTCTCTCTTTTTACAGGATTTACTTTTATTGGCTATTTTACGCCGATTCGGGACTTGGCCGCAGGGTTGTATCCTTATCAATTAAGTGGTTGGGAAACATTTTGGATGTTTTTCTATGGTTTTGCCACTTATGGTAATGCGGGTTGGATGCGCGAACAAGTGTGTACTTACATGTGTCCTTATGCCCGTTTCCAAAGTGCCATGTTTGATAAAGACACCATGATTATCGCCTACGACACCAAGCGCGGTGAACCCCGTGGTTCGCGTAAACGTGGCGAAGATTACCAAGCAAAAGGTTTGGGTGAATGTATTGATTGTACCATGTGTGTGCAGGTTTGCCCGACGGGTATTGACATTCGCAACGGTTTGCAATATCAATGTATTAGCTGTTCGGCCTGTATTGATATTTGTGACGAAGTCATGGACAAAATGAATTATCCCAAAGGGTTAATTCGCTATACAACTGAACACGCCTTGTCAGGTACGCCCACACATATTTTTCGTCCGCGTATTTTCGTTTATGGTGGTTTATTGTTGCTGTTAATGGCGATTTTAGTGGTCGCTATTGCAACGCGCAATCCTGTGCAATTAGATGTGATGCGTGATCGTGCCAGTTTGTATCGAGAAACGCCTCAAGGTTTAATTGAGAATGTCTATATTGTTAAAGCGATTAATAAGAGTAATATCACCCGCAGTTTTGAATTAACGGCCAGTGGTTTGGACGGTGTTCAAGTGGTTTTAGATCGGGAAATTATGGTGGAAGCGGGTGGTGTATTGGATGTGCCTGTGAGTTTAGTGGTTGCACCTAAAGCGATTCCTGAACGCAGCAACACGGTGATGTTTAAATTAACCGCTAAAGATGATCCCAATTTGAGCAATGAAGAAGAGGCTCGTTTTTTGGGGCCAGTTTATCGTTAA
- a CDS encoding Hsp70 family protein, whose translation MLLAENNQDYLKNRGYSEHAPRAIARIYLQQLLARYCQEMGLVEDITHLVLTVPEIWVREGQHAARETLQQICDELGLSHKVRLVSEPVAAAVYFAHCYQQKEQRTYQGHLLICDYGGGTLDLSLCHVQDRAVTILEGTGRGEVGQTLGAAGVAFDEAVLQKVQQRYSNEHSPRHFYRALKEFEEQKIAQTEKISKALERYYRNAATNKKIFEVGDMSIEAADLASVFDTLIKPELDKALQEMQSYLEQHQVNYQESEQFHVVLVGGFSNFYLTRQTVRHFFASRTEADQRFHSYFDLTDTALAIAKGAALIANESFKVTLTCPISVGIKARNRYLEEVDLLLLEKGKELAIYEKPHYTAMWLKVMSEAALDTTALTLFLDVANGRRRYIDLRGHLRDFIPNPHADNQWRIGFAVNDNLLFTLHVTDQSGETKITPLGNLEEKMSGLHYSEMDL comes from the coding sequence ATGTTATTGGCAGAAAATAATCAGGATTATTTAAAAAACCGCGGTTATTCGGAACATGCGCCGCGGGCGATTGCGCGAATTTATTTACAACAATTATTAGCGCGTTATTGTCAAGAAATGGGTTTAGTTGAGGACATTACGCATTTAGTGCTGACTGTGCCTGAAATTTGGGTGCGAGAAGGACAACATGCCGCCCGCGAAACGTTACAACAAATTTGTGATGAATTAGGCTTGTCGCATAAAGTGCGCTTGGTGAGTGAACCGGTCGCGGCGGCGGTTTATTTTGCGCATTGTTATCAGCAAAAAGAACAGCGGACGTATCAAGGTCATTTGTTAATTTGCGATTATGGTGGGGGAACGTTGGATTTAAGTCTATGCCACGTACAAGATCGAGCGGTGACCATTTTAGAAGGCACGGGACGCGGCGAAGTTGGGCAAACGCTGGGCGCGGCCGGAGTCGCTTTTGATGAAGCCGTGTTGCAAAAAGTACAACAACGCTATTCTAACGAACATTCACCGCGCCATTTTTATCGTGCTTTAAAAGAATTTGAAGAACAAAAAATTGCACAAACTGAGAAAATTTCTAAAGCCTTAGAACGTTATTACCGCAATGCGGCCACGAATAAAAAGATTTTTGAAGTTGGGGATATGTCGATAGAAGCGGCCGATTTGGCCAGCGTTTTTGATACGCTAATTAAACCTGAATTAGATAAAGCCTTGCAAGAAATGCAAAGTTATTTAGAACAGCATCAAGTTAATTATCAAGAAAGTGAACAGTTTCATGTGGTTTTAGTTGGGGGATTTTCTAATTTTTATTTAACACGGCAAACGGTACGGCATTTTTTCGCCTCGCGTACTGAAGCCGATCAGCGATTTCACAGTTATTTTGATTTAACCGATACGGCATTGGCGATTGCCAAGGGCGCGGCTTTAATTGCTAATGAGTCGTTTAAGGTGACTTTAACGTGTCCGATTAGTGTAGGCATTAAAGCCAGAAATCGTTATTTAGAAGAAGTGGATTTATTGTTATTAGAGAAAGGTAAGGAATTGGCGATTTATGAAAAACCACATTATACGGCGATGTGGTTAAAAGTCATGAGTGAAGCGGCATTAGATACCACTGCATTAACCTTGTTTTTAGATGTGGCGAATGGACGGCGGCGTTATATTGATTTACGCGGTCATTTACGCGATTTTATTCCCAATCCTCATGCGGATAATCAATGGCGCATTGGTTTTGCCGTGAATGATAATTTATTATTTACTTTACACGTGACCGATCAATCAGGCGAAACTAAAATAACCCCTTTGGGTAATTTAGAAGAAAAAATGAGCGGTTTACATTATTCGGAAATGGATTTGTAA